The window GCCGATAACCATAGTGGAACGCCTGCTGCAAGGCTTTCGTAAGGAGAAAAGTGAGCTGCGTCTTCTGGCAGGGGAAGGAAGCGAGCATTTAAGGAGGTGGGGGGTCTGGGTGGTTAGCTTGGGCCACCCAGAACTCATGTTGTTAACCGGGGGTATCGATGCCCTCGTCATGCACAACCAGGGCAGGGAACCTTTTCTGGCCAATTTGGCCGAGCAGCTTGGCATTAAGGTTTTTCGAGCGGGGACCGATTCGGCTGGCATGGCTGCTTTAACAGCCCGAAAAGCCCTGGAAGCTTTCCAGTCGAGGGTTAAAAGAGGGGCCGACCCTTTCCCGCCGATCCTGCAACTTCCGGGAGAAGAGAATACCAATAAGCTTTTGGGCCAAGCAAAAAAAGTGGGGGCCCTTCTGAAATCCAAGAAGCTCCGGGGGGCAGCCATCCTGCTGGGGGAGTTCAACGTCAAACAGACCTTCTTCGAGAGGACCCGCACGATCATCCAGAAACTTTTAAAAGAGGATGTGCTGGTCTTCATCGGCGGGGGGCTTTTTGCCTCTCAACCGATCTTGGAGAGTCTCATCGAGCCAGGGATAGGAAAAAAATTAAAGGCGTTCCTTGAAGAATTGAATGAATCGAGTCCCCTTTTTGGGTTTGGTTCAACTTATGAGCTGCCCGGAGTGATTGAATTTTTAAGTTCTTTGGACCCCCGGAAAGGACTGAAAGGAATTCGGACAGTGGCGGTATTTCCCGAAATGCACCGTTGGGCTTCTGTATCCTGGGCTTTTGGCCTTCTCTCCCTGGGAATTCCCGTCCAAATCGGCACTCGACTCCCCTTTTGGGGAAGCCCAGAACTGGCAGAAGTCTTGGTAAAAAAGCTGAAGGGGATTTGCCGGGCCGAATTCTTAGTGGCTCCTTCCCTGGCCGGCCCCGAAGAACAAGCCGAAGAAATACTCCGCCAGCTATAATATGAGTAAGAAACGTTTCGTCATTGTAGGAAATAGTGCGGCAGGCCTTGCTGCGGCCCAAACCATTCGCTCCGCTGATGGCCAGGGGAAGATTTTTATCATAACCGATGAAGAAAGCCCTGCCTATTCGAGGATCATGCTCCCTCTGTATATCGCCGGGCAGGCGAATAGAGAAGAAATGGCCTTGGTCCCAGAAAGTTTTTACCAAGAAAAGGGGATGGTAATAAAAGCCCAAACCAAGGTCCTGGCGATCGACCCCTCCCGCTGTTCCATCTCCCTGCAAAGTGGGGAAAATATTCCTTATGATGAACTCCTCCTGGCCACAGGAGCCTCTCCTTACTTGCCGCCGATCGAGGGGATCCATATGCCGGGGGTTTATCCGCTGAGGACCCTTAAGGACGCGGAAAGAATTTTGGCAGCTTTATCCTGCATTCAGGGCGAAGCAGTGGTTTACGGAGGAGGTCTGGTAGGCCTCAAATGCCTGGAAGTGTTGTTCAACCGGGTGGGCCAGGTTCGGTTGATCGTTTCCTCGGACCAAATTTTATCCATGATGTTGGATAAAACGGCGGCCGCAATCCTCCAGAATCGATTGGAAGCCCAAGGGATAAAAGTACACCTGCAAACGGAGCTGGTGGCATGCCAGGGAAAAGGTTCCTTGGAAAAAGTGGTTCTGGCCAATGGCCAGGAAATTCCCTGCGGGCTCATGATCGTGGCCAAAGGCGTGGTCTCCAACATGCAGCTGATTGAGGGTACTTCCCTCCAGGCCGAAGAGGGTATCCTGGTGGACAAAAGAATGGCCACAGGAATTCCTCATATCTATGCCGCGGGTGATGTCTGCCAGCCTGACGATCTTCTGGGCGAAGGGAAAAGACAATTCCCCCTATGGCCACTGGCAGTGGAAGAAGGAAGGGTTGCGGGAGCGAATATGGCTGGAGTGCCTCAAGTCTTTTCCGGGGGGATACGGATGAACGCCCTGGAGCTTTTTGGTCTCAAAGTCATCTCCATGGGAATCATCGAAACTCGGCCGGGCCTGTTGGTTACATCCCAGAGTCGCCAGGACGGGGCTGGATATCGAAAAATAATCTTCAGTGGATCTCGCCTTAAAGGTTGTATCATGCTGGGAGATATTAATGGAGGGGGAGTGGTCGAAAGTTTAATCCGCAGTCAGCAGGAGGTAGACGAAATTTTTATCCAGAAGGTTGTGGAAGGAACAATATCTTATGCCCATCGGCTGTGGTCCTG of the Deltaproteobacteria bacterium genome contains:
- a CDS encoding FAD-dependent oxidoreductase, with the translated sequence MSKKRFVIVGNSAAGLAAAQTIRSADGQGKIFIITDEESPAYSRIMLPLYIAGQANREEMALVPESFYQEKGMVIKAQTKVLAIDPSRCSISLQSGENIPYDELLLATGASPYLPPIEGIHMPGVYPLRTLKDAERILAALSCIQGEAVVYGGGLVGLKCLEVLFNRVGQVRLIVSSDQILSMMLDKTAAAILQNRLEAQGIKVHLQTELVACQGKGSLEKVVLANGQEIPCGLMIVAKGVVSNMQLIEGTSLQAEEGILVDKRMATGIPHIYAAGDVCQPDDLLGEGKRQFPLWPLAVEEGRVAGANMAGVPQVFSGGIRMNALELFGLKVISMGIIETRPGLLVTSQSRQDGAGYRKIIFSGSRLKGCIMLGDINGGGVVESLIRSQQEVDEIFIQKVVEGTISYAHRLWSWGGSE